TCCTGGCGCCTCGGCCCGGACGGCGAGTGGACCCGGCATGCGACCGACGCGGACGGCCAGCCCCTGCGCAACGTCCAGGAGATGCTCATAGACGCCCGGAGGCGCCGGCGTGGCACAGCAACACCTTGACCCGACGGACCCCGTGGCAGGCCCCGCCCCCACCGGGGACGCCCTCGCGGGCTACCTGCGGGCCCAGGCCACGGAGTTCCTCCGCGCGCTGCGCCTGCACCGGGAGACCGGTTCCGGGGCGAGCGGCTCGGAGGGGTCCGTCGACGCGGCCCGCGCGCTCCGCCGCTCGGCCCGCCGCATCAGCGCCAGCCTGCACACGTTCCAGTCCCTCCTCGACACGGACTGGTGCGAGGGCATGCGCCCCGAACTGGCCTGGGTCTCAGGCACCCTGGCCATGGAACACGCGTACACGGCACGCTTGGAACGCCTGCTGGGCGCGTTGCACCGCTTGTCGGGCTCCACGGCGTTGCCCGCCCAGGTGGGTGGTGAAGCCAGCCCGGCTGCGGGCAGTCGTGCCGCTGGGGCGGCGCCCGTCCCACAGAGAGCGGCACCTCGTCACGCCGAGCTGCGCACCCCCCCGACCAGCACCACAGAACGCGGCAACCTCACAGTGGGAGCAGCAAAAGCAGGCGCTCTACTCGACCGCCAGCTCACCCTCGCCCGCACCCGAGCCCACTCCGCAGCCCTGCAAGCGCT
The genomic region above belongs to Streptomyces coeruleorubidus and contains:
- a CDS encoding CHAD domain-containing protein; translated protein: MAQQHLDPTDPVAGPAPTGDALAGYLRAQATEFLRALRLHRETGSGASGSEGSVDAARALRRSARRISASLHTFQSLLDTDWCEGMRPELAWVSGTLAMEHAYTARLERLLGALHRLSGSTALPAQVGGEASPAAGSRAAGAAPVPQRAAPRHAELRTPPTSTTERGNLTVGAAKAGALLDRQLTLARTRAHSAALQALGSSRFHAIADKVAVLASEVPLTRSAAGTDLRPLATAAKDRLTDAVAALPLLTAGHPYNAAALVHGLSPDTVPHPQDAPWHQVRLLLRLHRYAREAIRGEPNGTSVVDLRLLSAGQALNRHRDASEAAAAAAQAARTPRIAPATAYALGVLHADQRHEVEAARFAFQQAWQKEAVSTR